One genomic window of Mus musculus strain C57BL/6J chromosome 4, GRCm38.p6 C57BL/6J includes the following:
- the Aqp7 gene encoding aquaporin-7 isoform 1 (isoform 1 is encoded by transcript variant 1), whose protein sequence is MAPRSVLETIQSVLQKNMVREFLAEFLSTYVMMVFGLGSVAHMVLGENSGSYLGVNLGFGFGVTMGVHVAGGISGAHMNAAVTFTNCALGRMTWKKFPVYVLGQFLGSFSAAATTYLIFYGAINHFAGGDLLVTGSKATANIFATYLPEYMTLWRGFLDEAFVTGMLQLCLFAITDKKNSPALQGTEPLVIGILVTVLGVSLGMNSGYAINPSRDLPPRLFTFIAGWGKQVFRPPSFCLQSRKQLVVGAGGGTTSGRLPRWYCIPGFNSPQHTTGSSETGEFYSKRPEGNCIIQECSFCKHKWLCASRALLSRASL, encoded by the exons ATGGCCCCCAGGTCTGTGCTGGAGACCATACAATCAGTGCTACAGAAGAATATGGTGCGAGAGTTTCTGGCAGAGTTCCTGAGTACCTATGTCATGATG GTGTTTGGCCTTGGTTCCGTGGCTCACATGGTTTTAGGAGAAAACTCTGGCAGCTATCTCGGTGTCAACTTGGGTTTTGGATTCGGAGTGACCATGGGAGTCCATGTAGCAGGCGGCATCTCTG GGGCCCACATGAATGCCGCAGTGACTTTCACCAATTGTGCACTAGGCCGAATGACCTGGAAGAAGTTCCCTGTATATGTGCTGGGTCAGTTCCTGGGCTCCTTCTCAGCTGCAGCTACCACCTACTTAATTTTCTATG GTGCCATTAACCACTTTGCAGGCGGAGACCTGTTGGTGACAGGTTCCAAGGCCACTGCAAACATTTTTGCCACCTATCTTCCTGAATACATGACACTGTGGCGGGGCTTCCTGGATGAG GCATTCGTGACTGGGATGCTGCAGCTGTGTCTCTTCGCCATCACCGACAAGAAGAACAGTCCAGCACTTCAAGGGACCGAGCCCCTCGTGATAGGCATCCTTGTTACCGTCCTTGGGGTGTCGCTAGGCATGAACTCCGGATATGCAATCAACCCATCCCGTGACCTGCCTCCCCGGTTGTTCACTTTCATTGCTGGCTGGGGCAAACAAGTGTTCAG GCCTCCTTCTTTTTGTCTGCAGAGCCGGAAACAACTGGTGGTGGGTGCCGGTGGTGGCACCACTTCTGGGCGCCTACCTAGGTGGTATTGTATACCTGGGTTTAATTCACCCCAGCATACCACAGGATCCTCAGAGACTGGAGAATTTTACAGCAAGAGACCAGAAGGTAACTGCATCATACAAGAATGCAGCTTCTGCAAACATAAGTGGCTCTGTGCCTCTAGAGCACTTCTAAGTAGAGCTTCTCTTTGA
- the Aqp7 gene encoding aquaporin-7 isoform X3: MAPRSVLETIQSVLQKNMVREFLAEFLSTYVMMVFGLGSVAHMVLGENSGSYLGVNLGFGFGVTMGVHVAGGISGAINHFAGGDLLVTGSKATANIFATYLPEYMTLWRGFLDEAFVTGMLQLCLFAITDKKNSPALQGTEPLVIGILVTVLGVSLGMNSGYAINPSRDLPPRLFTFIAGWGKQVFRPPSFCLQSRKQLVVGAGGGTTSGRLPRWYCIPGFNSPQHTTGSSETGEFYSKRPEGNCIIQECSFCKHKWLCASRALLSRASL; the protein is encoded by the exons ATGGCCCCCAGGTCTGTGCTGGAGACCATACAATCAGTGCTACAGAAGAATATGGTGCGAGAGTTTCTGGCAGAGTTCCTGAGTACCTATGTCATGATG GTGTTTGGCCTTGGTTCCGTGGCTCACATGGTTTTAGGAGAAAACTCTGGCAGCTATCTCGGTGTCAACTTGGGTTTTGGATTCGGAGTGACCATGGGAGTCCATGTAGCAGGCGGCATCTCTG GTGCCATTAACCACTTTGCAGGCGGAGACCTGTTGGTGACAGGTTCCAAGGCCACTGCAAACATTTTTGCCACCTATCTTCCTGAATACATGACACTGTGGCGGGGCTTCCTGGATGAG GCATTCGTGACTGGGATGCTGCAGCTGTGTCTCTTCGCCATCACCGACAAGAAGAACAGTCCAGCACTTCAAGGGACCGAGCCCCTCGTGATAGGCATCCTTGTTACCGTCCTTGGGGTGTCGCTAGGCATGAACTCCGGATATGCAATCAACCCATCCCGTGACCTGCCTCCCCGGTTGTTCACTTTCATTGCTGGCTGGGGCAAACAAGTGTTCAG GCCTCCTTCTTTTTGTCTGCAGAGCCGGAAACAACTGGTGGTGGGTGCCGGTGGTGGCACCACTTCTGGGCGCCTACCTAGGTGGTATTGTATACCTGGGTTTAATTCACCCCAGCATACCACAGGATCCTCAGAGACTGGAGAATTTTACAGCAAGAGACCAGAAGGTAACTGCATCATACAAGAATGCAGCTTCTGCAAACATAAGTGGCTCTGTGCCTCTAGAGCACTTCTAAGTAGAGCTTCTCTTTGA
- the Aqp7 gene encoding aquaporin-7 isoform 4 (isoform 4 is encoded by transcript variant 6), which yields MVEMEMETLCAVFSQRTSHKLLFTVDIAVILLLVSLLLSLTAPTGAHMNAAVTFTNCALGRMTWKKFPVYVLGQFLGSFSAAATTYLIFYGAINHFAGGDLLVTGSKATANIFATYLPEYMTLWRGFLDEAFVTGMLQLCLFAITDKKNSPALQGTEPLVIGILVTVLGVSLGMNSGYAINPSRDLPPRLFTFIAGWGKQVFRAGNNWWWVPVVAPLLGAYLGGIVYLGLIHPSIPQDPQRLENFTARDQKVTASYKNAASANISGSVPLEHF from the exons ATGGTAGAAATGGAGATGGAGACGCTGTGTGCGGTCTTTTCACAGAGAACATCCCATAAACTCCTATTCACGGTTGACATTGCTGTCATTCTGTTACTTGTTTCTTTACTTTTATCCCTCACCGCACCCACAGGGGCCCACATGAATGCCGCAGTGACTTTCACCAATTGTGCACTAGGCCGAATGACCTGGAAGAAGTTCCCTGTATATGTGCTGGGTCAGTTCCTGGGCTCCTTCTCAGCTGCAGCTACCACCTACTTAATTTTCTATG GTGCCATTAACCACTTTGCAGGCGGAGACCTGTTGGTGACAGGTTCCAAGGCCACTGCAAACATTTTTGCCACCTATCTTCCTGAATACATGACACTGTGGCGGGGCTTCCTGGATGAG GCATTCGTGACTGGGATGCTGCAGCTGTGTCTCTTCGCCATCACCGACAAGAAGAACAGTCCAGCACTTCAAGGGACCGAGCCCCTCGTGATAGGCATCCTTGTTACCGTCCTTGGGGTGTCGCTAGGCATGAACTCCGGATATGCAATCAACCCATCCCGTGACCTGCCTCCCCGGTTGTTCACTTTCATTGCTGGCTGGGGCAAACAAGTGTTCAG AGCCGGAAACAACTGGTGGTGGGTGCCGGTGGTGGCACCACTTCTGGGCGCCTACCTAGGTGGTATTGTATACCTGGGTTTAATTCACCCCAGCATACCACAGGATCCTCAGAGACTGGAGAATTTTACAGCAAGAGACCAGAAGGTAACTGCATCATACAAGAATGCAGCTTCTGCAAACATAAGTGGCTCTGTGCCTCTAGAGCACTTCTAA
- the Aqp7 gene encoding aquaporin-7 isoform X6 → MRPRIHTWNSTSDLTRAASELSLHGATDLLHKTSNSTPGENYHLRTAPPASLVFLWVSAQTGVPFSSAPARSQGLVCCFRSTHNSTMAPRSVLETIQSVLQKNMVREFLAEFLSTYVMMVALDCQTLALGCVVLYLDPFYRCHVALPDSDLRGVSRGPRRTVYIYREKARQGLYAWRWEAQGCEHGGRVVEDTGQATP, encoded by the exons ATGAGGCCCAGAATTCACACCTGGAACTCCACCTCTGACCTCACAAGGGCTGCCTCAGAACTCAGTCTCCATGGTGCTACTG ACCTACTTCATAAGACCAGCAACTCGACGCCGGGTGAAAATTACCATCTCCGCACTGCACCTCCAGCCTCTCTCGTCTTCCTGTGGGTCTCAGCTCAGACAGGGGTCCCCTTCTCCTCGGCTCCAGCCAGAAGTCAAGG CTTGGTCTGCTGCTTCAGGTCCACCCACAACTCCACAATGGCCCCCAGGTCTGTGCTGGAGACCATACAATCAGTGCTACAGAAGAATATGGTGCGAGAGTTTCTGGCAGAGTTCCTGAGTACCTATGTCATGATG GTGGCTCTGGACTGTCAAACTCTAGCCTTGGGGTGTGTAGTCCTCTACCTGGATCCTTTTTATCGCTGTCACGTGGCTCTCCCTGACTCTGATCTGAGAGGCGTCTCTAGGGGGCCAAGGAGAACAgtttatatatatagagagaaggcAAGACAGGGTCTTTATGCATGGCGTTGGGAGGCCCAGGGATGTGAGCACGGGGGCAGGGTGGTGGAGGATACTGGGCAGGCCACTCCCTAA
- the Aqp7 gene encoding aquaporin-7 isoform 2 (isoform 2 is encoded by transcript variant 3) has product MAPRSVLETIQSVLQKNMVREFLAEFLSTYVMMVFGLGSVAHMVLGENSGSYLGVNLGFGFGVTMGVHVAGGISGAHMNAAVTFTNCALGRMTWKKFPVYVLGQFLGSFSAAATTYLIFYGAINHFAGGDLLVTGSKATANIFATYLPEYMTLWRGFLDEAFVTGMLQLCLFAITDKKNSPALQGTEPLVIGILVTVLGVSLGMNSGYAINPSRDLPPRLFTFIAGWGKQVFRAGNNWWWVPVVAPLLGAYLGGIVYLGLIHPSIPQDPQRLENFTARDQKVTASYKNAASANISGSVPLEHF; this is encoded by the exons ATGGCCCCCAGGTCTGTGCTGGAGACCATACAATCAGTGCTACAGAAGAATATGGTGCGAGAGTTTCTGGCAGAGTTCCTGAGTACCTATGTCATGATG GTGTTTGGCCTTGGTTCCGTGGCTCACATGGTTTTAGGAGAAAACTCTGGCAGCTATCTCGGTGTCAACTTGGGTTTTGGATTCGGAGTGACCATGGGAGTCCATGTAGCAGGCGGCATCTCTG GGGCCCACATGAATGCCGCAGTGACTTTCACCAATTGTGCACTAGGCCGAATGACCTGGAAGAAGTTCCCTGTATATGTGCTGGGTCAGTTCCTGGGCTCCTTCTCAGCTGCAGCTACCACCTACTTAATTTTCTATG GTGCCATTAACCACTTTGCAGGCGGAGACCTGTTGGTGACAGGTTCCAAGGCCACTGCAAACATTTTTGCCACCTATCTTCCTGAATACATGACACTGTGGCGGGGCTTCCTGGATGAG GCATTCGTGACTGGGATGCTGCAGCTGTGTCTCTTCGCCATCACCGACAAGAAGAACAGTCCAGCACTTCAAGGGACCGAGCCCCTCGTGATAGGCATCCTTGTTACCGTCCTTGGGGTGTCGCTAGGCATGAACTCCGGATATGCAATCAACCCATCCCGTGACCTGCCTCCCCGGTTGTTCACTTTCATTGCTGGCTGGGGCAAACAAGTGTTCAG AGCCGGAAACAACTGGTGGTGGGTGCCGGTGGTGGCACCACTTCTGGGCGCCTACCTAGGTGGTATTGTATACCTGGGTTTAATTCACCCCAGCATACCACAGGATCCTCAGAGACTGGAGAATTTTACAGCAAGAGACCAGAAGGTAACTGCATCATACAAGAATGCAGCTTCTGCAAACATAAGTGGCTCTGTGCCTCTAGAGCACTTCTAA
- the Aqp7 gene encoding aquaporin-7 isoform 3 (isoform 3 is encoded by transcript variant 4), with product MVEMEMETLCAVFSQRTSHKLLFTVDIAVILLLVSLLLSLTAPTGAHMNAAVTFTNCALGRMTWKKFPVYVLGQFLGSFSAAATTYLIFYGAINHFAGGDLLVTGSKATANIFATYLPEYMTLWRGFLDEAFVTGMLQLCLFAITDKKNSPALQGTEPLVIGILVTVLGVSLGMNSGYAINPSRDLPPRLFTFIAGWGKQVFRPPSFCLQSRKQLVVGAGGGTTSGRLPRWYCIPGFNSPQHTTGSSETGEFYSKRPEGNCIIQECSFCKHKWLCASRALLSRASL from the exons ATGGTAGAAATGGAGATGGAGACGCTGTGTGCGGTCTTTTCACAGAGAACATCCCATAAACTCCTATTCACGGTTGACATTGCTGTCATTCTGTTACTTGTTTCTTTACTTTTATCCCTCACCGCACCCACAGGGGCCCACATGAATGCCGCAGTGACTTTCACCAATTGTGCACTAGGCCGAATGACCTGGAAGAAGTTCCCTGTATATGTGCTGGGTCAGTTCCTGGGCTCCTTCTCAGCTGCAGCTACCACCTACTTAATTTTCTATG GTGCCATTAACCACTTTGCAGGCGGAGACCTGTTGGTGACAGGTTCCAAGGCCACTGCAAACATTTTTGCCACCTATCTTCCTGAATACATGACACTGTGGCGGGGCTTCCTGGATGAG GCATTCGTGACTGGGATGCTGCAGCTGTGTCTCTTCGCCATCACCGACAAGAAGAACAGTCCAGCACTTCAAGGGACCGAGCCCCTCGTGATAGGCATCCTTGTTACCGTCCTTGGGGTGTCGCTAGGCATGAACTCCGGATATGCAATCAACCCATCCCGTGACCTGCCTCCCCGGTTGTTCACTTTCATTGCTGGCTGGGGCAAACAAGTGTTCAG GCCTCCTTCTTTTTGTCTGCAGAGCCGGAAACAACTGGTGGTGGGTGCCGGTGGTGGCACCACTTCTGGGCGCCTACCTAGGTGGTATTGTATACCTGGGTTTAATTCACCCCAGCATACCACAGGATCCTCAGAGACTGGAGAATTTTACAGCAAGAGACCAGAAGGTAACTGCATCATACAAGAATGCAGCTTCTGCAAACATAAGTGGCTCTGTGCCTCTAGAGCACTTCTAAGTAGAGCTTCTCTTTGA